Genomic DNA from Parvivirga hydrogeniphila:
GTCCCTGTCCGTCGGTGGGATGACGGTGGACATGTCACTCGAGAACCCCTACGTCATCGTCGGCCTGTTCATCGGCGGCATGCTGCCGTTCCTGTTCGCTGCGCTCACGATGGGCGCGGTCGGTCGTGCGGCGTTCGCCATGATCGGCGAGGTGCGCCGCCAGTTCCGCGAGATCCCCGGCCTGATGGAAGGCACGGGCCGTCCCGATTACGCTGCGTGCGTCGATATCTCGACCAAAGGGGCACTCAAGGAGATGGTCGTCCCTGGCGCAATCGCTGTCGCCGTTCCGCTCGTCGCGGGCCTGATCGACCTGTCGATGCTCGCTGGGCTGCTCGCCGGTGCGCTCGTCACAGGCTTCTTGCTGGCCATCATGATGGCGAACGCTGGCGGTGCGTGGGACAACGCGAAGAAGTTCATCGAGGCCGGGAACCACGGTGGCAAGGGCTCGGACGCTCACAAGGCCGCTGTCGTCGGCGACACGGTGGGCGACCCGTTCAAGGACACCTCCGGCCCGTCCATGAACATCCTGATCAAGCTGATGACCGTCGTGTCATTGGTCTTCGTGCCACTGTTCTTGAAGGTGCACGGCGGCTAGCAGCTCCAGTCACACCGAGGAGTAGAATGCTCCCGGGCGCTTCGGCGTCCGGGAGCATCGGTCTTGACGCGAGGGGAAGAGGTGCGGTGGGTCGGATCTCCGACGAAGATATCCAGCGCGTCCGGGACGCGACGGACATCGTGCAGCTCATCTCCGAGTCCGTGCTCTTGAAGCAGCGCGGACGTCTGTGGTGGGGGAACTGCCCGTTCCACCAGGAGAAGACCCCGTCGTTCAAGGTCGATCCGACAACGCAGCTCTGGCACTGCTTCGGGTGCGGTGCGGGTGGCGATGCGTTCGGGTTCGTCATGCAGTCGCAAGGGCTCGACTTCCCCGACGCAGTCCGATGGCTTGCCGAGCGTGCCCGGATCGAGATACGCGAAGAAGAAGGCGGCGCGCCGACAGGTGCCAAGGAGCGTCTCCGCAGTGCGTGCGAGGCCGCTGCGGCCTTCTACCACAGAGTCCTCACGACGGATCGCTCCACAGAAGCGCAGGCAGCTCGCGAATATCTCTCCTCGCGCGGTTTCAGCAGCGATGTCGCGAAGCGCTGGAATCTCGGATTCGCGCCGTCGAACGGACATGCGCTTGTGAGGCACCTGGGCGACCTGGGCTTCTCGCGAGACGAGCTTCTCGGCGCAGGGCTCGCTGTCGCCAACGCCGGGGAGCGGTTGAGGGATCGCTTCATCGGCCGCGTGATGTTCCCCATCGCCGATATCCACGGGCGTGTGATCGCGTTCGGCGGGAGGGTCGTGGAGCGCATCGGCGGAACAGGCCCGAAATACCTCAATTCCGCGGAGACGCCGATCTTTGTGAAAGCTGCCAACCTGTACGGCATCGACAAGGCGCGCAATCCGATCGTCGTGAGCGGCACCGCGGTCGTCGTGGAGGGATACACCGACGTCATCGCCCTGCACGAGGCGGGCATCAGCACCGCAGTAGCGACGCTCGGCACTGCGCTCGGCGAACGGCACGTGCGGCTGCTCGCCCGCTTCGCGAAGCGCATCGTCTACCTCTTCGACGGCGACGAGGCCGGCCTGCGCGCTGCTGATCGGGCGCTCGAGTTCCTGGACTGGAGCGCCACTCCAGAAGCTGGGAGGGCCCGCGTCGACTTCGCGGTGGGCATCGTGCCTGGCGGCCTCGACCCCGCGGACTTCGTTGCTGAGCGTGGAGCAGGCGCTATGCAGGCCGTGATCGATTCTGCGGTGCCACTTGTACGGTATGCCTTGGACCGTCGCATCCAGAAACACGACGTCGCGACGCCGGAGGGCAAGGCAGCTGCGCTCGCTGAGGCGGCGGACGTCTTGGCTCGCGTGGGAACGAGCATCATCGCCGAAGAGTACGCTCGATACGTGGCGGACCGGCTTCTGGTGGACCCGGTGACTGTGCTCGGAGCTCTCCGAAGCCAGCAGCGCAACAAGCGGGCAGCGGCGCCGCATGTGACACCGGACGAGTCGGAACCGCACGTGGACCGTGGAGCCGAAATGAGCCCAGCGGAGCGAGCGCTGGTCGCTCTCGTCGCGATGCATCCCCGGATCCGCCCAGCGGCACGGGAGTTGCTAGCGGAAGACATCGGCGAACAGATCGTCGGCTCCGGCACGAGACGGCTCCTGGATGCAGTCCTGGCGTCCGGAGGCGCGGATGGACCGGATCTGGTAGCACGTGTGAGAGATGCCGTCCCGGAAGCCGTGCCGATTCTGAGCGCGGTGCTTGTGGACGCTCCAGATGTGGAAGAAGTAGAATACGCATTTCACGAGATTGCCTGCAGGCTCAAGGAATCTGCCCTGGAACGTCTAATCTTGCGTAAGAAAGCGCGTCTGCGCGAGCTGGAGCCGGCGAAAGACGCCGCAGCGTACGAAGAGGCGTTCCGTGAGCTGGTGGAGATCCAACGAGCGCATGCGGCGGTGAAGCAGGTGCGCGAGCGTGGGCACGAGAAGACGGAGTGACGGCGCGTGACGGAGACCAGCAAGAAGTCGTCGAAGAAGAGCGTATCGGACGCAGGTAGACGGGAGGCGGGAGGCAAGGGCCGCTCCGTCATCCAGGCGTTGGTGGAGGCGGGCCTGAAGAAGGGCTCTCTGACTGACGAAGAGATCCAGGCCGCGCTGGCGGAGGCCGACTTCAGCGATGAGCAGGTCGAGCGTGCGTACACGGAAATCGAGAAGGCCGGCATCGAAATCGTCGAAGAGGCGGGCCCTGCAGCGGTGGTCCACGACGAGGCAGTGGTCGCAGATGACGTCCTTGACGCCGAACTGCCGGAAGGCGTGGCGGCCGTTGCCGACGTCGTGCCCAACATCGAAGGCATCGCCGCCAAGCCCGAAGCGAAGAAGGCGACCAAGAAGAACGACGCGCGGGCGAGGGCACGCAAGCGTGCGGAGGCGCACGTGAACGTGCCAGTCACCAGCGACCCGGTCCGCATGTACCTCAAGGAGATCGGCAAGGTCCCCCTCCTGACAGCTGCTCAGGAGGTGGACCTCGCGAAGAAGATCGAGGCCGGTGTCGAGGCCACGGCGAAGCTGGAAGAGGCCGAGGCCAAGGGCATCCAGCTCGATCCTGCCGAGCGTCGGCGCCTCGAGCGGCTCGAGCAGATCGGGCTCCAAGCCAAGCAGCAGCTCGTCGAGGCGAACTTGCGCCTCGTGGTCTCGATCGCCAAGCGCTACGTGGGTCGCGGGATGCTGTTCCTCGACCTCATCCAGGAGGGCAACCTCGGCTTGATCCGTGCGGTCGAGAAGTTCGACTACAGCAAGGGCTTCAAGTTCTCGACGTACGCGACGTGGTGGATCCGTCAGGCAATCACCCGTGCTATCGCTGACCAGGCGCGCACGATACGCATCCCGGTGCACATGGTCGAGACCATCAACAAGCTCATCCGCATCCAGCGGCAGCTGCTGCAGGAGCTCGGACGTGAACCAACGCCCGAGGAGATCGGCGAGCAGATGGACATGACTGCTGATCGCGTTCGCGAGATCCTCAAGATATCGCAAGAACCGGTGTCCCTCGAAACGCCGATCGGCGAAGAGGAAGACTCGCAGCTGGGCGACTTCATCGAGGACTCGGAAGCGGTGGTTCCGGCAGAGGCAGCGTCGTTCTCGATGCTGCAAGAGCAGCTCCAGCGGGTTCTGGATTCGCTCTCGGAGCGCGAACGGAAGGTCATCGAGCTTCGGTTCGGATTGGTGGACGGGCACCCGCGGACGCTCGAGGAGGTCGGCCGCGAGTTCGGCGTCACCCGCGAGCGGATCAGGCAGATCGAGAGCAAGACGCTCTCGAAGCTCCGGCATCCGTCCCGATCCTCGCGACTGCGCGATTACCTCGAGTAGCATCTTTTCAAAGAGCGGCACACGCCCGAGGGAGCGGAAACGGCGTCGATGTGGATTTCCGCTACAGTCCCAACCGGGCCGCCACATCCTCGTAATCCGGGTCCTCGGCGTAGAGCTTCTCGAGCTCGCTGCGCGCCCGCCGGCGCTGGCCGAGGTCTTCGTAAACCAAGGCGCGTTCGTACCTGAGCGCCCGGAGCAGTTCCTCGGACCGGTCCTTCTTCCGGCGCAGGGCGCCCGTCAGGGTCTCCCGCGCCGCATCCAGGAGCCCGAGCCCGCGCAGGGCCCTGGCCTTGTAGAGCAGCAGGGCAGTGTGAACCGGCGTCTCGTTCTCGATGCCTTCGGCCAACCGCACGATCTTCCGGCACGCGTTGACGCTCGCCGTCCCTGGCTCGCGCCCTTCGGGCGTGCCTCCGGCACGTCCAAATCGGCTGTCCTGCCGATTTGTGAGGATGGCCTCGACAAACAAGTCGGTGAAGATCTTTTCCGCCTGGGCAGAGTCGAGGACGTCACCGATCTTGTCGATGCGGAACTCTTCGAAGATGACCGCCAGTTTCTCCTCCAGGACCTCGCAGACACGGTGTTCCACCGAATCCTCGAACACGAAGTTGATGGCGCGCACCGTGTGGGTCTGGCCAATGCGGTCCACCCGGCCGATGCGTTGCTCCAGGCGCATCGGGTTCCAAGGAATGTCGTAGTTGATGACCACATGGCAGAACTGGAGGTGGAGCCCCTCACCACCGGCGTCCTTCGAGATGAGGATGCGGGCACCTGCCTGTGCGTGGCCGCACGCAGACAGGTCCTTGGCGAATCCATCGTGGATTCGCTTGCACTCCTCGAGTCCCATGGCGCTCCTCAAGTGCATGAGCCCCTAGCTGTCTGTCCGGGAAAGGTATGCTCGAACGAGGGCTCGAAAGAGGTTGTTATGGGCGCCTTGGTTGAGCTTGAGGTGCACCAGCTCGTGAACGATGACCTGTCGACGTAAGGCAGGTGGCTGCGTGAACAGGTCCACGTTCAGCGTGAGCCGCCCACGGGTTGAGACGCTGGCCCACTTGCGCTTCATTGGACGAATATGGATTTCTTTGATGCGCTCCTCCACGCCGATACGGCGCGCCCATGCACGGACCTCGGCCACAAGGATGTCCCGGGCTACAGCCTCCCCTATGAGCTCCTCGGG
This window encodes:
- the dnaG gene encoding DNA primase: MGRISDEDIQRVRDATDIVQLISESVLLKQRGRLWWGNCPFHQEKTPSFKVDPTTQLWHCFGCGAGGDAFGFVMQSQGLDFPDAVRWLAERARIEIREEEGGAPTGAKERLRSACEAAAAFYHRVLTTDRSTEAQAAREYLSSRGFSSDVAKRWNLGFAPSNGHALVRHLGDLGFSRDELLGAGLAVANAGERLRDRFIGRVMFPIADIHGRVIAFGGRVVERIGGTGPKYLNSAETPIFVKAANLYGIDKARNPIVVSGTAVVVEGYTDVIALHEAGISTAVATLGTALGERHVRLLARFAKRIVYLFDGDEAGLRAADRALEFLDWSATPEAGRARVDFAVGIVPGGLDPADFVAERGAGAMQAVIDSAVPLVRYALDRRIQKHDVATPEGKAAALAEAADVLARVGTSIIAEEYARYVADRLLVDPVTVLGALRSQQRNKRAAAPHVTPDESEPHVDRGAEMSPAERALVALVAMHPRIRPAARELLAEDIGEQIVGSGTRRLLDAVLASGGADGPDLVARVRDAVPEAVPILSAVLVDAPDVEEVEYAFHEIACRLKESALERLILRKKARLRELEPAKDAAAYEEAFRELVEIQRAHAAVKQVRERGHEKTE
- a CDS encoding M48 metallopeptidase family protein — its product is MKNARDKVSEPPEELIGEAVARDILVAEVRAWARRIGVEERIKEIHIRPMKRKWASVSTRGRLTLNVDLFTQPPALRRQVIVHELVHLKLNQGAHNNLFRALVRAYLSRTDS
- the rpoD gene encoding RNA polymerase sigma factor RpoD; amino-acid sequence: MTETSKKSSKKSVSDAGRREAGGKGRSVIQALVEAGLKKGSLTDEEIQAALAEADFSDEQVERAYTEIEKAGIEIVEEAGPAAVVHDEAVVADDVLDAELPEGVAAVADVVPNIEGIAAKPEAKKATKKNDARARARKRAEAHVNVPVTSDPVRMYLKEIGKVPLLTAAQEVDLAKKIEAGVEATAKLEEAEAKGIQLDPAERRRLERLEQIGLQAKQQLVEANLRLVVSIAKRYVGRGMLFLDLIQEGNLGLIRAVEKFDYSKGFKFSTYATWWIRQAITRAIADQARTIRIPVHMVETINKLIRIQRQLLQELGREPTPEEIGEQMDMTADRVREILKISQEPVSLETPIGEEEDSQLGDFIEDSEAVVPAEAASFSMLQEQLQRVLDSLSERERKVIELRFGLVDGHPRTLEEVGREFGVTRERIRQIESKTLSKLRHPSRSSRLRDYLE